In Telopea speciosissima isolate NSW1024214 ecotype Mountain lineage chromosome 10, Tspe_v1, whole genome shotgun sequence, the DNA window GGTTCATCTTCTCCTGGATACCCAACTGGCTTTGgatcggtccaaggtagtgtatctgcatcaattcccccggtGTCAAGAAAAAACCGTCCACGAGTTTTGTAAAATGAGATAATCAGTATCACTTGATCTGTATCCACAAAGATCAGCTTTGATGGAGCGATGATCCAACGCATCTCATGATCAACCGCCATGATCGTCTGATGGTTGTTAGCAAATGACGTCTCTTTGATGGGAATCTGATCGTGGTGTTTCACAACTAAAATTGGATCGTCGGTCAATTCTTCAACTGCAACCTAGATCGGACCGTGTACTTCAGTTTGATCGTCGTTTTCGCTGTCTACATTTTCTTCCACTTCTGATCCGACTTCTAGCGATTGTATCATGCTTGACATCTTATAACAAGAGTAGTTGTTAATATTGGCAAGCTCCCGAAAACCTGTCTTCAAATTAAAAAGCTTTGTTTGCAGTTTACGGAACCCATCACTAATCAAAAGTAGTAAATCGTATCGATCAACTTCCATGATGTAGTGGGTTTATGAtaatggcaaaacagtaaaaagaTGAAGTTTATGACTAcagtggcagaattgtaattaaaggGATCTGGAAGGGTTGCTAAAGCAAACTAAAGAAGGGGTATAAAGggtaataaaaattaaagattaAGGGCTAAATTGGAAcaaagtgaaaaaataaaagtaaaggaGAATTACCTGAAAGGAGAGGGCAGtttaggaaataaaaaaaagaatagatacaaataaaagagaatattGTGGGGTTACCGAACAGAGTCCTATTCGGAGTCTGCTACTCCAGAGAGAGTAACAGCAGAGGTGAAACGACTTTGAAGGAAGAAGCGAATGCGCGACTTTGAAGGAGGACGATAATATGGAAGGTGCTGTTGAACTCTTCAGTCTCTTCTTCCAGTGGAAATCCTGTAGAAACAAAGGGCAGAAATCTCGGCTTCGAGAAAGGAGTTGATCTTCGTCTTCAACAAGGATTCTGCGACTTCAACGGAGGCTTTGACGCAAGGGAGGGAGGCAATTACTCCAGAGGGTAAGTGAATCCGCTGGACTTCGACGGAAGGAGGATGACTCGCTGCGGGAAATTGAgaccaggttttttttttttttttcccaccgtctctcgttctctctttttctctcgctcttttttttttcttcccctctctctctttttctgtccTTCTGGTTCTCTGCCTCTCGCCATCTCTTCTCtgcttccccttttttttctttggatgtCACCGGCGGAACTCTAAAGCATGGGGGAGAATCGAAGTCACAGGGAAGGAGGTGAGGGTTTTTGCCAAGGGAATAGGTAGGGAAGGGATTGGGGTTTGAGTGGGGGCAGTGGGTTGGGGAAGAAAGAGGTGAAAGGAAACAGAGACGacgtagggtttttttttattcgacttctctgtcttgcgacagagacattttttttttgcgcAATAGGTGAGGAAACAGCACAGTAAAGGTACTGCTGGTACCTTACGGCAGACAGTAacagaaagaggaaagaaataaaaagaatgaatgatagagaaaaaaaggaacagGGGAGAGAAAAGACAGGGAAAGAGAACGATTGATGGGTAAggaaggctctgataccaagttggtggagggccggtaggAAAGAAGTTGCAGGGAAGAGGGGAAATCAcataagaagaagagggggggggggagaaaagtGCACACTCACAACCAcacaggctactcaaaccataactattcattcttcaaatctatctccaacgatggggaattacaccatatataaagagaaataaagccTCCTAAATATAAGACCAACTCTCTAACTAGGAACTAAGCCGAATAAGGAAACTAAATATACTACGCAGCTgacttaaaaaataaacaaaataaaataaactaaaagacattatttccccaaataacataaattcctaaaatcctaggtGATCCGAAAACTcaaattggacccggttcatcttctCCTGGATACCCAACTgagtttgggtcggtccaaggtagtgtatctgcatcagTATCTTATGGGGTTAACTTGCAGGCCACAAACATTCCACAATCATCTTAATTTTTATACACTAAGAATTCCCTTGGAGAAGAATTCAGCAATCAAAGAACagaaccaaaagaagaagatatttgCAATTTCAAACAAGGACTTATAACTCAAGATCACAGGACTGCATCAAGCTCTGCTGGTCATCATACAGATCAGCCTATACAGCTTGATTCCATCTGAGTTTTTGGCAATATAGTATGGTACTAGCCTGGAAATGCTGGATCCATGTAAGCCGTATCCCGTTAGTTGAAAGCTTGATCTGATAGTATAATAGAGAAGCATAAGGTCACACAGCTACAAACAATGATGCAACTCTTGACCCAATGAAGGTTAGATCCCAATCGGTCAATTGATTGGTCATCCCCTTTTTTATACATAATTTTTTCCTTCAACAAATAAGCAACCATCACTCTTGCATACTTGGACATGACACAAATTAGGAAAATTCAATTACATAAAAGTTGCCTAGTCTTTTTCAGCCCACCAATAACAAAAACACCCCTACCTAATCAACCAATCCCCAACTGAAAAAACACCCAAAGGATAGAAACCTCAAGAGATTTCTCTAATCTCCAAAACAATAACTGAACACCTAAATTACCTTGGGTTCAAGATGCTTTCTAATCCCCCAATAACTCAACCAGAATCAAGTGAAAAGGAAACCGTTAGATGGACCTCATGCTCAGCCTGATGCAGATACAAtgatacatcaccaaaagagacttattttaatggaaataagtctaaggttgggttatatacatgttggacctttgatcccatgggttttcaatgtaataggccacttttatgggcctaaactatgggtattaagattgcatacgggattagttagttTATTTCTTTACTTGGTTTATTTTAAGTTCTTTTGAGTTAGTTCAATTGAACCGGCTCtatgtggttcaatttaagttgcaaGTAATTgtttattaagtgttttagttgggctggattaggactctataagtccagccatgttttgagtatATTTCCTTCACATTTCAGtgtcctagtcagtttaggttccCTAATAcattaaggattgggttaggcctttcctttttagtggctaagtctatttttgagtcttttatataaggttgtaaggggggcaaagCATTGGACACGACTTTGATAAATAAAGTTGCTGCTTTTGCTGCTCTCTTCTCCATTGGTGAAGAAACCTTGTGTTTGATCGAGGAAGAAGGGAtcagtgtttgatccgattgacaccttgtggTGGGGAAgcctgggtgggtcgtttggttaCTCTACATCCTCCATTACTGATTTATTGCTTTGATGTTTTGAAATCAAGCTTTACCATTAACAAGTAAGTCTAAATCTGAAAACCTGCAACTagatcttcttcccttctagaaggtcacatgtaACGTGATTTTcacgagaattctgcccagccaaatctaaccgttagaacctgctgaAACTTTGATCGAATCATCTCCataccctaagagagactcgatccaaGTTTTGCATCACAGTCCTTTGATCAGCCTTGAGTTGCTTAAGAGAATATGGACCAGATGCACCACTTGAAGCTCATGATAATGCACCCGCATATCACAGCGTCCATTAAGTAGCTCCAAAAGTTAAGGAGATGGAAAGTCGTGTAGATGGCTTTTGATTTGAGACACAAAGATTATATTGCTTTAAGCTCTTGGATAGAAATGGGACCCTCTGAATTGACCATGTATCTAGTTCCATAACCCATACCAATTGCTTGGCCCCCATGCATTGAACTTCTCCCCTTGTGTCATCACATGTAAACCATTTACACCATATTAACTTCTCAACTATTTTTCAAAGCATTGTTTTGCCACATGATCAAATGTTGTTGGACTGAATTTCCGCAAGTACACAGTGAGGATGGTGAAGTTCCGGTTGGAAAGAAGTTGCAGGGATTGGAAAAAacacataagaagaagaaggggggagaagagtgcacaTGCACAGCCACACAAgctactcaaaccataactATTCCATTTTATTCAATCTGTCTAATACATTGGTTACAAGCATATAAATAACAAACGAAACTGACTTCAATAAGGAAACAACTATACTAGGATTCTTAACAATTTAAAACTTGCTAAAACTATTCTTAACATATCCTACTCAAATTAAAGATCTCCTTACATAAgtatcccaataaaataaataataaaatcctaaatatctacCAGAATAATCCCATATTTGGACCCGGTTCACGGTCTGGATTCCCAAacgggtttgggtcggtccaaggtagtgcctACATCAGAAGGTGACTTGAGCTACGTGTTTACCCTCTTCCAGGAGGCAGCTGAACTGCTACATGGCAAATGTTGGTGCATCTACCCAAGCTTGACTAGTAAGTGACCTATTGAACTAGTGCCTTTTGCTTACCTTAGGAATTTAAAGAGGAGCGGGGGGACCCTTAAGTTCCATAGACGATCCAATTAAACCAACCATAGTTTAAATACAACTTGATTACAAAATGATTCTAGCAAGAGGGCGAGGGATTAGCAACTTAGATACCTATGTTACAAACATTATTTACATTATGTGAAACAAAAGTACTTTTAGTTACAACAAGAAACAGTCCCCGAGTTGCAAAATATATGCAAACAAGGAGAGCTGTTTACTCTTTTTCGCATTACCTATGGACCAAATGGAGTCCTACAAACAGCTCCAAACATTAAGACCAACAAAAGATCAAAGCATgctcctctccctcccccccccccccccccggccaaaaaataataataataataataaataaatctatCAAAGCTAACATTCTAAAAGCAACAGGCAAGATCAGAAATACTGTTTTAGAGTTTCAGCTAAGTAATTAATAGAGAAAGGTAAAAGCCAAATGATTTTACCTGAGGAGGTTTGTACTCGGGCTGATTTTCTGAAATTAAGCCATAGATGCTCCTGCGCTGCTCAAAAACAATCATCCCTGTGAAAATACTGCCCAAGGCTGCGCCAAGAAGACGTTCCTGCGTAGTAACCCGGTACCAATGAACAAAATGAAATGACAAAAGGCTTTTCATGTTCCCAATCAATTGCATACGAAGAACTCGACCTTCCAAAGATAATTTCATACAtaagaggggtggggggggggggggatcctCCAAATAAAGAGGAGGCAAATTGAACACActgaaaatttcaatttttaagaGGCAAAATCATTTTTCCActgatttcatattttttttgggggtgaaatTAAGATGATTAAAGAGATTTGGAAAACAAGCTTCCCCCAAAGAAGAACTGCGTTCGCAGCCAATCATCTAATGGAAGGGTTTGTTGGCTTACCTGAGCAAGAACGCTAATCATGGCGTCCCGTGTTGTTTTCCTCTGCACCAACAACGTTTCGTCTTCGACCTTCGAAGAGCGAAGTATATAAAacggaagagaagaaaaaaactgtCGAATTTTTTGCTCTGGGAAAAGACCGAAGGTTGCAAGAGCTTGCGAACAAGTAA includes these proteins:
- the LOC122642731 gene encoding uncharacterized protein LOC122642731 isoform X2; the protein is MISVLAQERLLGAALGSIFTGMIVFEQRRSIYGLISENQPEYKPPQEPMFGKKTRVELAHLWNKTVDQTLGPVIAYLSSRGW
- the LOC122642731 gene encoding uncharacterized protein LOC122642731 isoform X1; translated protein: MISVLAQERLLGAALGSIFTGMIVFEQRRSIYGLISENQPEYKPPQMQEPMFGKKTRVELAHLWNKTVDQTLGPVIAYLSSRGW